In Edaphobacter aggregans, the sequence GCAACCCGCGCTAATGCTCCATACTGAAATGAAAATTGATATACGTCATGACCTCCACCGCCTTCCCATTCATCAGGTAGGGTCTGTATCGCCAATTCCGCATCGCATCCACCGCAGCCTGCTGCAGCCCCGCCGGCCCGCTCACTGCCGTCACATTCTCGATCTTTCCATCTTCCGCGATCAAAGCCCTCACCATCACGTCACCCTCTGTTCGCTGAAAGTGCGCAACCTGGGGATAAGTGGGCTTAGGCGCCGCAATCACATAACGCGTCAGCGTTGAAGCAGACACAAATACAGCTTTAGAAGTTGGTGGCGCCGCCGGCGGAACTGCCGCAGGCGGAGGCGTGACCTTGGCAGCAGTAGCACTCACGTCCGGCCCCGCCCTCAGAATCGATGGGGATCTGGCACTGGCAACCGCCCCCAGACCTGCCGTCATGCGCGGCGCATCCGAAGAACCATTCGCTACAACCGGCGGCGGCGCATCCACCTTCGCAACATGGATCTTCCCCGGCTGATTTCCAAACTCAGTCCGCACCCCTGTTAACGGCCGATTTCCCGGCCCCATGTAATTTTGCCCTGTCTGATTCGGCCCGTTACGATCTGGCCCACTTACCAGTCCACCCGAACTTCCCTGCCCACCCTGTCCCGCTGCTGCCAGTACTCTTAGTTTCTCTGCTTGCCGCGCAGTCGCTTCCTGCTTCTCCTGCGCCTTCAGCCCAGGCCCAGCCGCACCGTTCCCTCCTCCGCGCCCCGGCGGATCCAGGCCATGCGTCCCACCCACCCCGTCGTGCAGAGCACCAGTAGCCGCCACCGCTGCAGCAACCCGGCTCTCACCAGAATCCTGCCGCCGGCCACGATAGAAAAACACACCCGCAGCACTCGCCAGCACAAACAAGAGCACCCCCAGCGCAGCCAGCACCCAGTAGAGCCGTCGCAATTGTTTAGGTTCCGCCTGCTTCCAGGTAGCTGGCGCGACGACCATGCCGATCTTCGCCACCTCCACTCCACGCCCCGCAATCGCCTGCTCCCCTGATCGAGGCTCCATAAGCTCTGTCTGCGAAAACCGCTGTGCCGGAAGCTTCGACCGCCCATTCGTCTCCGCCCGCGGCAAACTCTCCGCCGTCGAACTGATCCGCGCCGTCAGGTCATCCAGATGTGGCTCAATCCGCTCCATCCGATGATCGATGCTATCCAGATGCAGCTTCAGTTCCAGCGTATTCAGCTCCAGTCTGCTCAGCGCCTCCTTCACCGCAGGCCCACCGAACAGCGATGCCGTCAGCCCCTCCAGATCACTCTGCGGCCCCCTGCTCAGCCGATGCTCCAGCTCCAGCGCCTCTTTCTCTTCACTCTCCTCATCCTCATTCGCAACGACAGCAATCCCGCCCTTCGTCTCTTCACGCTTGCTCGCAATCTGTTCCACCTTCGTCGGCACACCCTCCGACTCCGCCTCACACCACCCTCCAATGCCAGCCAGAAACACCACCACCAGGCTGATCGACACCGCATTCTTCTCCAGGCTTTCAATCTCCAGCCCAGCTATCGCAATCGCAATGATCGTCAGCATCCGCGTCAGCGTCAGCCGCCCCGCCGCCCGCTGCCCGGTCGACTTCGTCAACTTCGCAAAGTCCAAGCGGAACTTCTCGTCATACGCCAGCTTCGGAGCCAGCTGCAAAAAATCCTTCGGCGTTCCAAAGCTCACCTCATGCTTGCCGAACAACTCCTGAAACTCGGCAATGTACCCCCCATAACGGCCAAAGGTCTCCTGCGCGTTTGAGAAGAAGGACATGATGGAGCCAAATAATACGCCAACTTCGAGTTACTTTCTAAATCCCGCCACATTCTGAATAGGCAAAACATTTCATACTAGCGTACAACTACAACAGTCCATTCACGATGCGTGACGCATCCCGCACCTGCATCCAACTAAAGACATATCAGGAGAAGCGATGACACTCGCTCGCAAAGCATCAGCAGCAACTCTCAAAGCAGCCGTGGCGCTGCTGGCCATTACCCTAAGCTCCACCATCGGATGCAACACCAAAAACAAGCCCACGCCCGAAAACTTCATCAGCACCCTCAACGCCTATTTCCTCGAGCACCCCGACTGTCTCCTCGTCGACACGCGCTTCCCCTACGAGACCAGCGACCCCGCAAAAACCAAACAGCTCAACACCCTCGTTAAATCCCAACTCCTCGAAGTCAGTGTCGAAACCGCAATCCACGCCAGCCGCTTCACCGTGACGCCCACCGGAGCCCGCTACGCTCCGCGCTTCTGCTTCGGCCACCGCGTCGTCACCAGCATCGACAGCCAAACGCCCCTCACCGTAGTCAACGGCTTCCGCCAAACCCAGGTCACCTACCACTACAAGATGGAAGACGTCCCCGTCTGGGCCAAATCCGACGACGTCCTGGCAGCCTTCCCCAAACTAGCCGCCGCCACCAGCGGCCAGGCCTCCGACAACGCCACCCTCGCCCAAACCATAGCCGGCTGGCAAATCCCCGACTAGCGCATTCGCTCTTCTGTTTGTCATCCCGGAGAGATCTGCTGTTGTCGTTGTCGTTGCCGAAGCAGCTCACAGCATTATCGTGAGCTGCGCAGTGGAGAAGCCTGCCCTGAGCGAGGTCGAAGGGCCCCCACATTTGCCTTTGCTTTTCTTGTTTGTCATCCCCGAAGGGGATCTGCTTTCGCACTTGCCATTACATCTAGGAACCCGAGGCTTCAGCCTCGGGTACCAACACCACAACAAAAGGGCTTCAGCCCCTGGAGTATCCTCTCTCAGAGTCCCACGCAGCCGCCGAGAGGAACCATGTCCAAATCCCGCCGCCAATTCCTGACCGAGACCACCCTCACCCTCTTGGCGACCGCCGCAGCCGCCAAAGCCCAGGCCCCCACCACCTCCACCACCCCCGGAGCACCACCCGCCTTCGGCACCGCTCCAGCCGTAGGCCCCGAAGTCACCCCCGCCACCTTCGCCGAAGCTGAAAAGCTAGTTCAAGCCCCGCTCACCGAAGCCGACCGCGCACAAGCCGCGGGCAACTGGCGCAGCGCAATGGCCCCTCTCTACGAGCGCCGCGTAGGCCCCCACAAGATCGAAATCCCCACCGCCACCGCGCCCTACACGACGGTTCACTCCATCCTCCCCGGCCAACCCTCCGGCCCCGCAACAAACCAATTCATCCGCACCAAAGCCATTCCAGACAACCTCCCCGCCACCGACGAAGCCATAGCCTACTCCCCGGTCACTCACCTCTCCCACTGGATCGAAACCCGCAAACTAACCAGCGAGCGCCTCACCCGCATCTACCTCAAGCGCATCGAGCAGTTCAATCCAAAACTAAACTGCATAATCACCCTCACCGCCGATCACGCATTATCCCAAGCAAAAGCCGCCGACGCCGAAATAGCCGCCGGACGCTACCGAGGCCCACTCCACGGCATCCCCTGGGGAGCCAAAGATCTCCTCGACACCGCCAACATCCCCACCACCTACGGCGCCGAGCCCTTCCGCAACCGCATCCCCACCGCCGACGCCACCGTCACCCAGCGCCTCAACCAAGCCGGTGCCGTCCTCATCGCCAAACTCTCCCTCGGAGCCCTCGCCCTCAACGACATCTGGTTCGGCGGCCAAACCATGAACCCCTGGCTCCTGGAAGAAGGCTCCTCTGGCTCCAGCGCAGGCCCCGGAGCCGCCACCGCCGCGGGCCTAGTAGCCTTCGCCATCGGCTCCGAAACGGGAGGCAGCATCGTCTCCCCGTCCATGCGCTGCGGCATCACCGGCCTCCGCCCCACCTACGGCCGAGTCCCCCGCACCGGTGCCATGACCCTCTGCTGGTCCCTCGACAAGCTAGGCCCCATGGCTCGCCGCGTCGAAGACACCATGCTCGTCCTCAACGCCATCACCGGCCCCGACAATCAAGACGTAGCCAGCGTCCCCAGCCACTTGAACTTCGACGCCAACGCACCCATCACCGGCCTAAAAGTCGGCTACTTCCCCCAGTGGATGAAAGAAGCCCCCGCCACCGACGTAGACCGCGCCGCCCTAACCGCCATCAAGACCCTCGGCATGACCCCCGTCGAAGTCACCCTCCCCGACTGGCCCTACGACTCCCTCGACCTCATCCTCTTCGCTGAAGCCGCCGCCGCCTTCGAAGAAATCACCCTCAACCACGCCGTCGACCAGCTCAAAGCTCAGGTCCCCGACGCTTGGCCCAACACCTTCCGCCAATCCCGCTTCCTCTCCGCCGTCGACTTCGTCCAGACCGACCGCTTCCGTCGCATGGTCGCCCTCGAGATGGCCCGCGTCATGAGCGAAGTCGATCTACTCCTCGTCCCTTCCCTCCGCGACGAGATGCTCACCCTCACCAACTTCACCGGCCACCCCTCCCTCACCTTCCGCGCCGGATTCGTCGAAGTCGCCGAAGCCCGCAGCGACTGGGCCCCCGACCCCGCCAAACCTCTACCAAAATTCAATCCACCCCGCCGAGTCCCCCACGGCGTCACCCTCATAGGCCGCCTCTTCGACGAAGGCACCATAACCCGCGCAGGCATAGCCCTCGAACAACACTTCAACGTAGCCGCCGAAACCCCACCCGGCTTCTAGCAACGATCAAGCCCGACAGAGTATTTCGCGTTTGCCGTTGCTTGTTTTCTTGTTGTCATCCCGTAGGGATCTGCTTTTGCAGTTGTCGTTGTTCTTGCTCTGCAACTGCTCTTGCCTTTCTTGTCTGTCATCCCCGAAGGCGTAACATCGCCACCAAAGCAGTAGAGAGCAGCGCTGAGAAAGCCATCATCGAAAAGGGGCACACATGGCTATCCCAGCTCACTGCTCTCTACACACTGGACAATTTAGTCAGCGCAGACTACTTCACAACCTGCGGCGAATCCGGCGAGATCCCCTTGCAATCCGCCCCCTGAAACACGCTCTCGAAGTTCATATCCATCACAATCGGCTTAGGCTGCGACGCCATCGTCGTCTCCATATGCGCCTTGCCGGTAGCCTTCTCCGTGCTCACAAAAGTCACTTCCAGGTGCCCCGTCGAACTACTCCGCCCATCCGAAGACTTACACGCAATATCAGCCGACATCCCCGCCGAACTCGTCTGCTGGTTCGACAAATTGCACTTCTGATCCCGCTGCTGCTGCATATCGCCAAACATCTTCTGCCACTTCTCCGCCGTCAGGCACGACTGCAACACCGTCGTATGCGGGCCACCCGGCACCGGCCTGCCCATCGCCTGCAGCCGCGCCACCACCTCCGGCGGAATCTGAATCCCCGACATCGTAACCGTGCTCGTCGACTGCCAAAGCCCCACCTTCACCGGAGGCGTCGCCGGAGCCTGCGCAACCATAGCAACCGGAGCCACCAACATCGCCATCACCAGACAAATCCGAATCTTCATAACACTCCTCTTCTCCGCCCGCTGAAATCTCCCCAGCAAAGCCCTGCCAGTATCGTCGTAATCAAAGCCCAAACGGAAGAAAAAATCTCCGGCTCGTCTATTTTCCAGAGCGAACCTCAACCCACCATCACCTACACTAAGCACCAAACCGAGCCAGCCCCCGAGCCCGAGCCTTCTCTGCCTCCTCCTCACGATTCCTCGGCGGAGCATTCGTCTCCAGCGAAACCAGCAGCTCCCGCGAAGCCTCAGCCACCGCATCCACCGCTGCCTCAAACGCCGCTTCATTCGCCTTCGAAGGCTTATTGAACCCGCTGATCTTCCTCACAAACTGCAACGAAGCAGCCCGAACCTCATCCTCCGTCACCGGCGGATCAAAGTTGAAAAGCATCTTGATATTTCGGCACATATGCAACACCTCAATCGCCAGCGCAGCGATGACCACCACTTTACCCAAAATGCAACAAAGCGATCCAATGCTTAGGAGACAGTGATCGCTTAAAAAGATCAGAGCAGTTCCTCCGATCTCCCGGAAGCGCCTAAAGACGCATCACTTTAACGTTCTTAGCCAAACCCAACAGCGACAGCAGCCGAATCCCCCAGTAGTTGAAATCCACCTCCCACCACACCAGTCCATGCCTCGCCGACACCGGATGCGCATGGTGATTGTTGTGCCAGCCCTCGCCTCCGGTCAGCAGCGCCACCCACCAGTTGTTAGTCGAATCATCGCGGGTCTTGAACCGACGCGTACCCCACATGTGCGTGACCGAATTCACCAGCCACGTAACGTGGAAGCCGACAGCAACCCGCAAAAACACGCCCCACAGCACCCAAGACACACCCAGCCTCCATCCGCCCAGCGCCATCCCGCCACCCAGCAAAGCAACGCCGGTCAGCGTAACGGGCAGCCAAT encodes:
- a CDS encoding DUF3617 domain-containing protein translates to MKIRICLVMAMLVAPVAMVAQAPATPPVKVGLWQSTSTVTMSGIQIPPEVVARLQAMGRPVPGGPHTTVLQSCLTAEKWQKMFGDMQQQRDQKCNLSNQQTSSAGMSADIACKSSDGRSSSTGHLEVTFVSTEKATGKAHMETTMASQPKPIVMDMNFESVFQGADCKGISPDSPQVVK
- a CDS encoding DUF2277 domain-containing protein, encoding MVVIAALAIEVLHMCRNIKMLFNFDPPVTEDEVRAASLQFVRKISGFNKPSKANEAAFEAAVDAVAEASRELLVSLETNAPPRNREEEAEKARARGLARFGA
- a CDS encoding amidase, yielding MSKSRRQFLTETTLTLLATAAAAKAQAPTTSTTPGAPPAFGTAPAVGPEVTPATFAEAEKLVQAPLTEADRAQAAGNWRSAMAPLYERRVGPHKIEIPTATAPYTTVHSILPGQPSGPATNQFIRTKAIPDNLPATDEAIAYSPVTHLSHWIETRKLTSERLTRIYLKRIEQFNPKLNCIITLTADHALSQAKAADAEIAAGRYRGPLHGIPWGAKDLLDTANIPTTYGAEPFRNRIPTADATVTQRLNQAGAVLIAKLSLGALALNDIWFGGQTMNPWLLEEGSSGSSAGPGAATAAGLVAFAIGSETGGSIVSPSMRCGITGLRPTYGRVPRTGAMTLCWSLDKLGPMARRVEDTMLVLNAITGPDNQDVASVPSHLNFDANAPITGLKVGYFPQWMKEAPATDVDRAALTAIKTLGMTPVEVTLPDWPYDSLDLILFAEAAAAFEEITLNHAVDQLKAQVPDAWPNTFRQSRFLSAVDFVQTDRFRRMVALEMARVMSEVDLLLVPSLRDEMLTLTNFTGHPSLTFRAGFVEVAEARSDWAPDPAKPLPKFNPPRRVPHGVTLIGRLFDEGTITRAGIALEQHFNVAAETPPGF
- a CDS encoding energy transducer TonB, producing the protein MSFFSNAQETFGRYGGYIAEFQELFGKHEVSFGTPKDFLQLAPKLAYDEKFRLDFAKLTKSTGQRAAGRLTLTRMLTIIAIAIAGLEIESLEKNAVSISLVVVFLAGIGGWCEAESEGVPTKVEQIASKREETKGGIAVVANEDEESEEKEALELEHRLSRGPQSDLEGLTASLFGGPAVKEALSRLELNTLELKLHLDSIDHRMERIEPHLDDLTARISSTAESLPRAETNGRSKLPAQRFSQTELMEPRSGEQAIAGRGVEVAKIGMVVAPATWKQAEPKQLRRLYWVLAALGVLLFVLASAAGVFFYRGRRQDSGESRVAAAVAATGALHDGVGGTHGLDPPGRGGGNGAAGPGLKAQEKQEATARQAEKLRVLAAAGQGGQGSSGGLVSGPDRNGPNQTGQNYMGPGNRPLTGVRTEFGNQPGKIHVAKVDAPPPVVANGSSDAPRMTAGLGAVASARSPSILRAGPDVSATAAKVTPPPAAVPPAAPPTSKAVFVSASTLTRYVIAAPKPTYPQVAHFQRTEGDVMVRALIAEDGKIENVTAVSGPAGLQQAAVDAMRNWRYRPYLMNGKAVEVMTYINFHFSMEH